A single archaeon BMS3Bbin15 DNA region contains:
- a CDS encoding prenyltransferase and squalene oxidase repeat protein, whose amino-acid sequence MISMKKAEVEEFVLSHQTEDGGFAFCNPLPASTPETFYAIYILQNLGLDIPKENRVINYIEEKIRNARSSISIYYLLKSNEILEFNLKNRDTLKEHLIKKLNGVMKRKVSKVSYEMGVTSTYSFELPSLLEEIFSISESLRILDFSIKDDIYSSVERLINGQQIAENLKDTYYIISVMKDRNDMNEVLHSIKKYEAPKGGYSKTPDSFPPYLEDTFYALSSFDIAGQKIKNEKTSNFILKLQNKDGGFRRSLYGGISTLEDSYYAIASLRIIGKV is encoded by the coding sequence ATGATTTCAATGAAAAAAGCAGAAGTAGAAGAGTTTGTTCTATCGCATCAGACAGAAGATGGGGGTTTTGCTTTTTGCAATCCTTTACCAGCTTCTACGCCTGAGACTTTCTATGCGATTTACATCCTGCAAAATCTCGGTCTGGATATCCCTAAAGAGAATAGAGTGATAAATTATATTGAAGAGAAAATTAGAAATGCCAGGAGTTCTATTTCGATATATTATCTTTTAAAATCTAATGAAATCCTCGAATTCAATCTAAAAAATAGAGATACGCTGAAAGAACATTTAATAAAAAAGTTAAATGGAGTGATGAAAAGAAAGGTGTCTAAGGTTAGTTATGAAATGGGTGTTACATCCACTTATTCATTTGAACTGCCCAGTCTTCTTGAAGAAATATTTTCCATATCGGAATCACTTAGAATCCTTGATTTTTCTATTAAAGATGATATTTACAGTTCAGTAGAGAGGTTGATAAATGGTCAACAGATTGCAGAAAATCTCAAGGATACTTATTATATCATTTCTGTTATGAAGGATAGGAACGACATGAATGAAGTTCTGCATTCTATAAAGAAGTATGAGGCCCCAAAAGGAGGATATTCTAAAACGCCAGATTCTTTTCCTCCATATCTGGAGGATACATTTTATGCGCTCTCTTCTTTCGATATTGCCGGTCAGAAAATAAAAAATGAAAAGACTTCAAATTTTATATTAAAGCTTCAAAATAAAGATGGTGGATTCAGAAGAAGCTTGTATGGTGGGATATCAACTCTCGAGGATAGTTATTATGCAATCGCATCCTTGAGAATTATTGGAAAAGTTTAA